Proteins from a genomic interval of Rattus norvegicus strain BN/NHsdMcwi chromosome 2, GRCr8, whole genome shotgun sequence:
- the LOC120100587 gene encoding late cornified envelope protein 1B-like: protein MSCQQNQQQCQPPPKCPPKCPPKCQTPKCPPKCPPKCPPKCPPVSSCCSLGSGGCCSSGGCCGSSSGGCCSSGGGGCCLSHHRPRRSFRRHRHSSGCCSSGGSSGCCGSSGGCCGSSGGCCGSSGGSSGGCCGSSCGGNQQSGDCC, encoded by the coding sequence ATGTCCTGCCAGCAGAACCAGCAGCAGTGCCAGCCCCCTCCCAAGTGTCCTCCCAAGTGCCCTCCCAAGTGCCAGACACCAAAGTGCCCTCCAAAGTGTCCCCCTAAATGTCCTCCCAAGTGCCCCCCTGTGTCTTCCTGCTGTAGCCTGGGTTCCGGGGGCTGCTGCAGCTCTGGTGGCTGCTGTGGCTCCAGCTCTGGTGGCTGCTGCAGCTCTGGGGGTGGAGGTTGCTGCCTGAGCCACCACAGACCCCGCAGATCTTTCCGTCGCCATCGCCACAGCTCTGGATGCTGTagcagtggtggcagcagtggcTGCTGTGGCAGCAGCGGTGGCTGCTGTGGCAGCAGCGGTGGCTGCTGTGGCAGCAGCGGTGGCAGCAGTGGTGGCTGCTGTGGCAGCAGCTGTGGCGGCAACCAGCAGTCTGGGGACTGCTGCTGA